From the Desulfohalovibrio reitneri genome, one window contains:
- a CDS encoding 3-dehydroquinate synthase II, which translates to MASLLFMSDPFDKGDVTQALEAGAEGLLVPAVAVDEAASLSRTPVESLDGVERVALQSKADEERAAEALAAGGTVLLERGWEIIPVENLLAVGEGTLYAACESAERARLAAEVLERGVDGVVLEGNVLDDLRAVREMLHAGALGVELLPARVTAIKPSGMGHRVCVDTLSRLDRGAGLLTGNSSGFTFLVHGETESNPYVASRPFRVNAGAVHAYVSLPGDRTKYLEELGAGDEVLVVGHDGATRPAVVGRSKVEQRPMLLIEAEVLSDSGRAQGTVFLQNAETIRLVRPGGEPVSVVSLKPGDEVLVRVDQAGRHFGRRVAEDIEEK; encoded by the coding sequence GTGGCTTCCCTTCTTTTCATGAGCGACCCCTTCGACAAGGGCGACGTGACCCAGGCCCTGGAGGCCGGGGCGGAAGGACTGCTGGTCCCGGCAGTGGCCGTGGACGAGGCCGCCTCCCTGTCCCGCACCCCGGTGGAGTCCCTGGACGGCGTGGAGCGCGTGGCCCTTCAGTCCAAGGCGGACGAGGAGCGGGCCGCCGAGGCCCTGGCCGCGGGCGGAACCGTGCTGCTGGAGCGCGGCTGGGAGATCATCCCGGTGGAGAATCTGCTGGCCGTGGGCGAGGGGACGCTCTACGCCGCCTGCGAGTCCGCCGAGCGCGCCCGGCTGGCCGCCGAGGTGCTGGAGCGCGGCGTGGACGGGGTGGTCCTTGAGGGAAACGTCCTGGACGACCTCCGCGCAGTGCGCGAGATGCTGCACGCCGGAGCCTTGGGGGTGGAGCTTCTGCCCGCCCGGGTCACGGCCATCAAGCCCTCGGGCATGGGCCACCGCGTCTGCGTGGACACCCTCTCCCGCCTGGATCGCGGGGCGGGGCTGCTTACGGGCAATTCCTCGGGATTCACATTTTTGGTGCATGGCGAGACCGAGTCCAATCCCTACGTCGCCTCGCGTCCTTTCCGGGTCAACGCCGGGGCGGTGCACGCCTACGTCTCCCTGCCCGGCGACCGCACCAAGTACCTGGAAGAACTGGGCGCGGGCGACGAAGTGCTGGTGGTGGGCCACGACGGCGCCACCCGCCCGGCCGTGGTGGGCCGGAGCAAGGTGGAGCAGCGGCCCATGCTGCTCATCGAGGCCGAGGTGCTCTCCGACAGCGGCCGCGCGCAGGGGACGGTCTTTTTGCAGAACGCCGAAACCATCCGGCTGGTGCGGCCGGGCGGCGAGCCGGTGAGCGTGGTGTCGCTCAAGCCGGGCGACGAGGTGCTGGTGCGTGTGGATCAGGCTGGCAGGCATTTCGGCCGCCGGGTGGCCGAGGACATCGAGGAGAAATGA
- the pheA gene encoding prephenate dehydratase, protein MSEDSVLASVRREIDAIDEEIVELLNRRAQVSKRVGRIKSGGSGQVFKPGREEDLLAKLARYNQGPLPLEHLRAVYREIISSSRSLQRALQVVYLGPEGTFSYFAGLSYLGSSCEYTPRPHIEGVFASVASGKADLGVVPLENSRQGSVGQSLDCFMEYDVTVQAEAYARISHALLAKDGDLSAIKRVHSHHQPLEQCAGWLRANLPHAELIPADSTAAAARTVARGRGTSAAVGHVRLAELHGLNVLASPIEDAPENWTRFFIISRTPNQAGGNHKTSILFTTLNKPGALAGVLDLLASEGINLTKLESRPIRGRQWRYAFFADLECDLLEDRYAGALEKLRSCCASLKLLGAYPAGPRLETARQENGEEEE, encoded by the coding sequence ATGAGCGAAGATTCCGTTCTGGCCTCGGTGCGGCGAGAGATCGACGCCATCGACGAGGAGATCGTTGAACTGTTGAACCGGCGCGCCCAGGTCTCCAAGCGGGTGGGGCGCATCAAGTCCGGCGGCTCCGGCCAGGTGTTCAAACCCGGCCGCGAGGAGGATCTGCTGGCCAAGCTGGCCCGCTACAACCAGGGGCCCCTGCCCCTGGAGCACCTGCGAGCCGTCTATCGTGAGATCATCTCCTCCTCCCGCTCCCTGCAGCGGGCCCTGCAGGTGGTCTATCTCGGCCCGGAGGGCACCTTCTCCTATTTCGCCGGACTGTCCTACCTGGGCTCTTCCTGCGAGTACACGCCGCGCCCGCACATCGAGGGGGTCTTCGCCTCCGTGGCCTCGGGCAAGGCCGACCTGGGGGTGGTTCCCCTGGAGAATTCGCGGCAGGGCTCGGTGGGGCAGTCCCTGGACTGCTTCATGGAGTACGACGTCACCGTCCAGGCCGAGGCCTACGCCCGCATCTCCCATGCCCTGCTGGCCAAGGACGGCGATCTTTCGGCAATCAAGCGCGTCCACTCTCACCATCAGCCGCTGGAGCAGTGCGCGGGCTGGCTGCGGGCCAACCTGCCCCACGCCGAGCTCATCCCGGCGGACTCCACGGCCGCGGCCGCCCGCACCGTGGCCCGGGGGAGGGGCACCTCGGCCGCGGTGGGCCACGTCCGTCTGGCCGAGCTGCACGGGCTCAACGTGCTGGCCTCGCCCATCGAGGACGCCCCGGAGAACTGGACCCGCTTCTTCATCATCTCCCGCACGCCCAACCAGGCCGGGGGCAACCACAAAACTTCCATCCTCTTCACCACCCTCAACAAGCCGGGCGCGCTGGCCGGGGTGCTGGATTTGCTGGCCAGCGAGGGAATCAACCTCACCAAGCTGGAATCGCGCCCCATCCGGGGGCGGCAATGGCGCTACGCCTTCTTCGCCGACCTCGAATGCGACCTGCTCGAGGACCGCTACGCCGGAGCGCTGGAGAAGCTGCGCTCCTGCTGCGCCTCACTGAAGCTGCTGGGGGCCTACCCCGCCGGGCCCAGGCTGGAAACCGCCCGCCAGGAGAACGGGGAGGAGGAAGAATGA
- a CDS encoding 3-phosphoshikimate 1-carboxyvinyltransferase: protein MTIHVNAPASKSCSHRACIAAALANGESRLTGVLRSDDLVATRRCLQAGGVGISEEEDGSLRVTGRPGGLVGGPSENEPVLLDVGESGTTARLMAGVAAAGQGTFEMRGAGRMHQRPMAGGAEPLHRLGCDFVWLENTGYPPFIIVTKGLSGGTVGVSLEESSQYLSGVLLAAPLASRGLVVIVTGKKVVSWPYVALTLQVLEDFGVDFEVQRKDDEGMWRAVPWREVERAEPRRTRFCMVPMSYAPRDYAVEGDWSNASYFLAAGAVGPAVTVSGLRRDSVQGDRAILDILRRMGAEAAWEGEDVTVSPGPDGLRGADLDMGHCPDLVPTVSALACFAKGPTTISNVAHLRIKESDRLEACAENIRRMGCGAEVLEDGLRVTPAAMPASGEVDLATFDDHRLAMSASLFELAGVGVRLDNPGCTAKSFPGFFEEWAKVRSGREP, encoded by the coding sequence ATGACCATCCATGTGAACGCTCCGGCCTCCAAGTCCTGCTCCCACCGGGCCTGCATCGCCGCGGCCCTGGCCAACGGCGAGAGCCGCCTGACGGGCGTGCTGCGCTCCGACGACCTGGTGGCCACCCGCCGCTGCCTTCAGGCTGGCGGGGTGGGCATCAGCGAGGAAGAGGACGGCTCCCTGCGCGTCACCGGCCGCCCCGGCGGTTTGGTGGGCGGGCCTTCGGAGAACGAACCCGTGCTGCTCGACGTGGGCGAGTCCGGCACCACCGCCCGGCTCATGGCCGGGGTGGCCGCGGCCGGGCAGGGGACCTTCGAGATGCGCGGCGCGGGGCGCATGCACCAGCGGCCCATGGCCGGGGGGGCGGAGCCCCTGCACCGGCTGGGTTGCGATTTCGTCTGGTTGGAGAACACCGGCTACCCGCCGTTCATCATCGTCACCAAGGGGCTGTCCGGCGGCACCGTGGGCGTCTCCCTGGAGGAGTCCAGCCAGTACCTCTCCGGAGTGCTGCTGGCCGCGCCCCTGGCCTCGCGCGGGCTGGTGGTCATCGTCACCGGAAAGAAGGTGGTCTCCTGGCCCTACGTGGCCCTCACCCTGCAAGTCCTGGAGGACTTCGGGGTGGACTTCGAGGTGCAGCGAAAGGACGACGAGGGAATGTGGCGGGCCGTGCCCTGGCGGGAAGTGGAGCGGGCCGAGCCCCGCCGCACCCGCTTCTGCATGGTGCCCATGTCCTACGCCCCGCGCGACTACGCCGTGGAGGGCGACTGGTCCAACGCCTCCTACTTCCTGGCCGCCGGGGCCGTCGGTCCGGCCGTGACCGTCTCCGGCCTGCGCCGGGACTCGGTGCAGGGAGACCGGGCCATTCTGGACATCCTGCGCCGGATGGGCGCGGAGGCCGCCTGGGAGGGCGAAGACGTGACCGTTTCCCCCGGGCCGGACGGCCTGCGCGGCGCGGACCTGGACATGGGCCACTGCCCGGACCTGGTGCCCACGGTCTCCGCCCTGGCCTGCTTCGCCAAGGGGCCGACCACCATCTCCAACGTGGCCCACCTGCGCATCAAGGAGTCGGACAGGCTGGAGGCCTGCGCCGAGAACATCCGCCGCATGGGCTGCGGGGCGGAGGTGCTGGAGGACGGCCTGCGCGTGACCCCGGCGGCCATGCCCGCCTCCGGGGAAGTGGACCTGGCAACCTTCGACGACCACCGCCTGGCCATGTCCGCCTCGCTGTTCGAGCTGGCCGGGGTGGGGGTGCGGCTGGACAATCCCGGCTGCACCGCCAAGTCCTTCCCCGGCTTTTTCGAGGAATGGGCCAAGGTCCGCTCCGGGAGGGAGCCATGA
- a CDS encoding prephenate dehydrogenase: MSFSKVVIVGAGGEMGSLFASVCREAGQEVRGLEKGFEQDEAEAAFTGADLVLLCVPIGCVEAALSAVIPHLDGSQILADVSSVKENPLRAMLRAYGGPVAGTHPLFGGKLPAPEDRRVAVCTGRGEAAVEVVEDWLESLGFIPFRCTAREHDEAQALVQGLNFVTTVSYLATVANHPGVERFLTPSFGRRVEAARKMLSSDASMFEAMFESNPASQDAVRLFRSFLNVAAGGDVDLLVQRARRWWSRQTDGESHGTDTA; encoded by the coding sequence ATGAGCTTTTCCAAGGTCGTCATCGTGGGCGCGGGCGGGGAAATGGGCTCGCTGTTCGCCTCCGTTTGCCGCGAGGCGGGCCAGGAGGTGCGCGGCCTGGAGAAGGGTTTCGAGCAAGACGAGGCGGAGGCGGCATTTACCGGGGCGGACCTGGTGTTGCTTTGCGTGCCCATCGGCTGCGTGGAGGCCGCCCTGTCCGCCGTCATCCCCCACCTGGACGGCTCCCAGATCCTGGCCGACGTCTCCTCGGTGAAGGAGAACCCCCTGCGGGCCATGCTGCGGGCCTACGGCGGCCCGGTAGCCGGCACCCATCCCCTTTTCGGCGGCAAGCTGCCCGCGCCTGAGGACAGGCGCGTGGCCGTCTGCACCGGGCGCGGCGAGGCTGCGGTGGAAGTGGTTGAGGACTGGCTGGAGAGCCTGGGCTTCATCCCCTTCCGCTGCACCGCCCGCGAACACGACGAGGCGCAGGCCCTGGTGCAGGGGCTCAATTTCGTGACCACGGTTTCCTATCTGGCCACCGTGGCCAACCATCCGGGTGTGGAGCGGTTCCTCACCCCCAGCTTCGGCCGCCGCGTGGAGGCGGCCCGCAAGATGCTGTCCTCGGACGCTTCCATGTTCGAGGCCATGTTCGAATCTAACCCAGCCAGCCAGGACGCGGTGCGACTCTTCCGCTCCTTCCTCAACGTGGCCGCGGGCGGAGACGTGGACCTGCTGGTGCAGCGCGCCCGCCGCTGGTGGTCGCGCCAAACGGACGGGGAGAGTCATGGAACCGATACGGCTTGA
- a CDS encoding anthranilate synthase component I family protein, which yields MEPIRLEQTARWMPADIQTPISLYLGLVGNERGVLLESAEVDGRLGRYSLIAWDFLLTLTCRDGKLEVLAGDPRVAAVNRLHGEPFMDGVRAVMEAIEIEPPEGADLPPITRSLLGYLGYGAAALHEPKLAETIDKSTAEGTLCLPSKVVLFDHTRHRCCFLSLDPEAEPVLNRARIEREPEAPEVGEITVRPGKERFMEAVSRCKELITQGECIQAVLSNQFQAPFKGDPFVLYRRLRQLNPSPYMFYMKLPEITLLGSSPELLVKSDGGVLEVRPIAGTRQRGEDRAEDEALAEDLLADPKERAEHVMLVDLGRNDLGRVAAPGSVEVSRFMDVERFSHVMHLTSYVRARVKEGVDALDVLGSAFPAGTLSGAPKVRAMEIIAELEENPRGPYGGAVGWFGLDPGRVDLDTGILIRSLWLKNGIIQWQSGAGIVFDSVPETEWEECLRKSRAVRMVLEEGERGDVFAH from the coding sequence ATGGAACCGATACGGCTTGAACAGACGGCGCGGTGGATGCCCGCCGACATCCAGACCCCCATAAGCCTCTACCTGGGGCTGGTGGGCAACGAGCGCGGCGTGCTCCTGGAAAGCGCCGAGGTGGACGGACGGCTGGGGAGGTACTCCCTCATCGCCTGGGATTTCCTGCTGACCCTCACCTGCCGCGACGGCAAACTGGAGGTGTTGGCCGGGGACCCGCGCGTGGCCGCGGTCAACCGGCTGCACGGCGAGCCTTTCATGGACGGTGTGCGGGCGGTCATGGAGGCCATCGAAATCGAACCCCCCGAAGGTGCCGACCTGCCGCCCATTACCCGATCCCTGCTGGGCTACCTGGGTTACGGCGCGGCAGCCCTGCACGAGCCCAAGCTGGCCGAAACCATCGACAAGAGCACGGCCGAGGGCACCCTCTGCCTGCCCTCCAAGGTGGTCCTTTTCGACCACACCCGCCACCGCTGCTGCTTCCTCTCCCTGGACCCGGAGGCCGAGCCGGTGCTCAACCGGGCCCGCATTGAGCGGGAGCCGGAGGCCCCGGAAGTGGGGGAGATCACCGTGCGGCCGGGCAAGGAGCGCTTCATGGAGGCGGTCTCCCGCTGCAAGGAGCTCATCACCCAGGGCGAATGCATCCAGGCGGTGCTGTCCAACCAGTTCCAGGCGCCCTTCAAGGGCGATCCCTTCGTGCTCTACCGCCGCCTGCGGCAACTCAACCCCTCGCCCTACATGTTCTACATGAAGCTGCCGGAGATTACCCTGCTTGGTTCCTCTCCGGAGCTGTTGGTCAAGTCCGACGGCGGCGTGCTGGAGGTGCGGCCCATCGCCGGGACGCGCCAGCGCGGCGAGGACCGGGCCGAGGACGAGGCCCTGGCCGAGGATCTGCTGGCCGACCCCAAGGAGCGGGCCGAGCACGTCATGCTGGTGGACCTGGGCCGCAACGACCTCGGCCGGGTGGCCGCGCCCGGCTCGGTGGAGGTATCCCGCTTCATGGACGTGGAGCGGTTCTCCCACGTCATGCACCTCACCTCCTACGTGCGGGCCCGGGTCAAGGAGGGCGTGGACGCCCTGGACGTGCTGGGCTCCGCCTTCCCGGCGGGGACGCTCTCCGGCGCGCCCAAGGTGCGGGCCATGGAGATCATCGCCGAGCTGGAGGAGAACCCGCGCGGACCGTACGGCGGGGCGGTGGGCTGGTTCGGTCTGGACCCCGGCCGGGTGGACCTGGACACGGGCATCCTCATCCGCTCGCTGTGGCTGAAGAACGGCATCATCCAGTGGCAGTCCGGCGCGGGCATCGTCTTCGATTCCGTGCCCGAGACCGAGTGGGAGGAATGCCTGCGCAAGTCGCGGGCCGTGCGGATGGTCCTTGAAGAAGGGGAGCGGGGCGATGTTTTTGCTCATTGA
- a CDS encoding anthranilate synthase component II: MFLLIDNYDSFTFNLVQGFQQLGLDPVVKRNNEREILDLAGSEDLNMVCISPGPSTPENAGLCLAFLERLPREVPVLGVCLGHQILGHFAGAPVYVAERIMHGKTSEVEHDGRGIFTGLQSPMEVCRYHSLLVPAERAEGVEITARTDQGEVMGLRYLDRPWEGVQFHPESILTPLGQALLANFPKRLASAAHGRVS; the protein is encoded by the coding sequence ATGTTTTTGCTCATTGATAACTACGACTCCTTCACCTTCAATCTGGTGCAGGGCTTCCAGCAGCTCGGCCTGGACCCGGTGGTGAAGCGCAACAACGAACGCGAAATCCTGGACCTGGCCGGGTCGGAGGACCTGAACATGGTCTGCATCTCCCCCGGCCCCTCCACCCCGGAGAACGCCGGGCTGTGCCTGGCGTTCCTGGAGCGGCTGCCGCGGGAGGTGCCCGTACTGGGCGTCTGCCTGGGGCACCAGATCCTTGGACACTTCGCGGGCGCGCCGGTGTACGTGGCCGAGCGCATCATGCACGGCAAGACCTCCGAGGTGGAGCACGACGGACGGGGCATTTTCACCGGCCTGCAAAGCCCCATGGAGGTCTGCCGCTACCACTCCCTGCTGGTGCCAGCGGAGCGGGCCGAGGGCGTCGAGATCACCGCCCGAACGGACCAGGGCGAGGTCATGGGCCTGCGCTACCTGGACCGCCCCTGGGAGGGAGTGCAGTTCCATCCCGAGTCCATCCTCACGCCGCTGGGCCAGGCCTTGCTGGCTAATTTCCCCAAGCGACTGGCCAGCGCGGCCCATGGGAGGGTGTCATGA
- the trpD gene encoding anthranilate phosphoribosyltransferase translates to MKEILETLAKGENLAPLQAEQAFSHLLHGKLSPVQAGALLMGLRAKGETPDEVGAGVRACLREARKVDGLDKVGPRIDTCGTGGDCRSSFNCSTAVALMLAAMGYKVAKHGNRSVSSSCGSADVLEAMGVPLDSDPSQAAGELDRNNFVFLFAPAYHPAFKHVAPIRAEMGIRTLFNLMGPLLNPARPTHQLLGVAEPRFLPLMASVLADNGVERGAVVHGAGGFDELTPFGPSTVLWIQDGEVRPDVLDPEPLGLGGGRPDDVSVIGPVESLDVLRELLAGRGHPTMVRMLTLNLAVALHLLEGFDMATSAGLAREAVASGIGAERFGAAA, encoded by the coding sequence ATGAAGGAGATTCTGGAAACCCTGGCCAAGGGCGAGAACCTGGCACCCCTGCAGGCGGAACAGGCCTTCAGCCACCTGCTCCACGGCAAGCTCTCCCCGGTACAGGCCGGGGCCCTGCTCATGGGCCTGCGGGCCAAGGGCGAGACCCCGGACGAGGTGGGGGCCGGAGTGCGGGCCTGCCTGCGCGAGGCCAGGAAAGTGGACGGCCTGGACAAGGTGGGACCGCGCATCGACACCTGCGGCACCGGGGGCGACTGCCGGAGCAGCTTCAACTGCTCCACGGCCGTGGCCCTGATGCTGGCTGCCATGGGCTACAAGGTGGCCAAGCACGGCAACCGCTCGGTCTCCAGTTCCTGCGGCAGCGCGGACGTTCTGGAGGCCATGGGAGTGCCCCTGGACTCCGACCCGTCCCAGGCGGCCGGGGAACTTGACCGCAACAACTTCGTCTTTCTCTTCGCTCCGGCCTACCATCCGGCCTTCAAGCACGTGGCTCCCATCCGGGCGGAGATGGGCATCCGCACCCTGTTCAATCTCATGGGGCCGCTGCTCAATCCCGCCCGGCCCACCCACCAGCTACTGGGCGTGGCCGAGCCGCGCTTCCTGCCGCTCATGGCCAGCGTGCTGGCCGACAACGGCGTGGAACGCGGTGCGGTGGTGCACGGCGCTGGCGGCTTCGACGAGCTGACGCCCTTCGGCCCCTCCACCGTGCTCTGGATCCAGGACGGCGAGGTGCGCCCCGACGTGCTGGACCCCGAGCCCTTGGGACTCGGCGGCGGGCGGCCGGACGACGTCTCCGTGATCGGTCCGGTGGAGTCCCTGGACGTGCTGCGGGAACTGCTTGCCGGGCGGGGCCATCCCACCATGGTCCGCATGCTCACTCTCAATCTGGCCGTGGCCCTGCATCTGCTGGAGGGATTCGACATGGCCACGTCCGCCGGGCTGGCGCGCGAGGCCGTGGCCTCGGGCATCGGGGCCGAGCGGTTCGGAGCGGCGGCGTGA
- a CDS encoding indole-3-glycerol-phosphate synthase translates to MSALLERFRRAKLAEIETLRRADEAGTLPGFWDGVRPSFSRALTQSPLRPALIAEHKASSPSRGVIRPGSNPEDIARAYARAGAAALSVLTEEEHFQGELGHLGRCRPAGLPMLRKDFLFHELQIRRTAATPASALLFIARMLEGPEQLARFLALAGAAGLEGVVEIFDEADLETAREAGSRIIQVNCRDLDTLELDPGRHEALLDKAGGKSGGEVWIAASGVNSPGDMARLADAGYDAALVGTSLMAADDPETAARELLSGARRMNKEEA, encoded by the coding sequence GTGAGCGCTCTGCTGGAACGCTTCCGCCGGGCCAAGCTGGCCGAGATCGAGACATTGCGGCGGGCGGATGAGGCCGGGACCCTGCCCGGATTCTGGGACGGCGTGCGGCCCTCCTTTTCCCGCGCGTTGACCCAATCCCCCCTTCGCCCGGCCCTCATCGCCGAGCACAAGGCGTCCTCCCCCTCGCGCGGGGTAATCCGGCCGGGCTCCAACCCGGAGGACATCGCCCGGGCCTACGCCCGCGCCGGGGCCGCCGCCCTGTCCGTGCTCACCGAGGAGGAACACTTCCAGGGTGAACTGGGCCACTTGGGCCGCTGCCGTCCCGCCGGGCTGCCCATGCTGCGCAAGGACTTCCTCTTCCATGAGCTGCAAATCCGCCGCACAGCGGCCACCCCGGCCTCGGCGCTGCTGTTCATCGCGCGCATGCTGGAAGGGCCGGAGCAGCTGGCCCGCTTTCTGGCCCTGGCCGGGGCGGCCGGGCTGGAAGGGGTGGTGGAGATCTTTGACGAGGCCGACCTGGAGACCGCCCGGGAGGCCGGGTCGCGGATCATCCAGGTCAACTGCCGCGATCTGGACACCCTGGAACTGGACCCCGGCCGCCACGAGGCGCTGCTGGACAAGGCCGGAGGCAAGTCCGGCGGCGAGGTCTGGATAGCGGCCAGCGGGGTGAACTCGCCCGGCGACATGGCCCGGCTGGCCGATGCGGGCTACGACGCCGCGCTGGTGGGCACCTCGCTCATGGCTGCGGACGATCCCGAAACCGCCGCCCGGGAACTGCTCTCGGGCGCGCGGCGGATGAACAAGGAGGAAGCGTGA
- a CDS encoding phosphoribosylanthranilate isomerase: MKLKVCGLTCAQDVGAAVTCGAHYLGFIFHPGSPRRVDHAFPATCWTGGSKKVGVFTGEDPEEVREAMDRGKLDLAQLHGGQDADFCRTVGPDRVIKVFWPEKYESRAELVADMEAFREAAAYYLFDAGSSGGGHGRSFSRSLLAGLQVPRPFFLAGGIAPGSVRAAAALGPYGLDANSGVESAPGVKDTDKLRELAQAMGLAE; this comes from the coding sequence GTGAAACTGAAGGTATGCGGACTGACCTGCGCACAGGACGTGGGAGCCGCCGTGACCTGCGGAGCCCATTATCTGGGCTTTATTTTCCACCCCGGTTCGCCCAGGCGCGTTGACCACGCCTTCCCGGCCACCTGCTGGACCGGAGGCTCTAAAAAGGTGGGCGTGTTCACCGGCGAGGACCCGGAGGAAGTGCGCGAGGCCATGGACCGGGGCAAGCTGGATTTGGCCCAGCTGCATGGCGGCCAGGACGCGGACTTCTGCCGGACCGTGGGCCCGGATCGGGTCATCAAGGTCTTTTGGCCGGAGAAATACGAGTCCCGCGCCGAGTTGGTGGCGGACATGGAGGCCTTCCGCGAGGCGGCCGCCTATTATCTCTTCGATGCCGGGAGTTCCGGGGGCGGGCACGGCCGTTCCTTCTCCCGCTCCCTGCTGGCCGGGCTGCAAGTGCCCAGGCCCTTCTTCCTGGCCGGGGGCATCGCGCCGGGCTCTGTGCGCGCCGCCGCCGCCCTCGGCCCCTACGGACTGGACGCCAACTCCGGGGTGGAATCCGCCCCCGGAGTCAAGGACACGGACAAGCTGCGAGAGCTGGCCCAGGCCATGGGGCTGGCCGAATGA
- the trpB gene encoding tryptophan synthase subunit beta has translation MHPDARGYYGPYGGRFVPELLMPPLLELEKAARDIVPTEEFRKEFGDILRDFVGRPTPLYRCPTLSRELGFNLWLKREDLAHTGAHKINNTLGQALLAKHMGKTRLIAETGAGQHGVATATAAAMTGLSCTVYMGAVDVRRQAHNVRRMELLGAKVVAVENGTRTLKDAINVALRAWIAELEDTHYCVGSVVGPHPFPWLVREFQQVIGLEAREEFMTRNMGRLPNALVACVGGGSNAMGLFHAFVPDEGVRIIGVEASGSGEEGCYHSATLTKGTAGVFQGALTLLLQSEQGQIEPSHSIAPGLDYPGVGPEHAGLQALGRAEYACVNDAAAMRAFKKLCRTEGIIPALESSHALAWVLDNADQFPAGGDVVINLSGRGDKDLGIVEEVLQAEEEGK, from the coding sequence ATGCATCCCGACGCGAGAGGCTATTACGGTCCTTATGGGGGCCGGTTCGTTCCCGAACTGCTCATGCCGCCGCTTCTTGAGCTGGAGAAGGCGGCGCGCGACATCGTGCCCACCGAGGAGTTCCGCAAGGAGTTTGGCGACATCCTGCGCGATTTCGTGGGCCGTCCCACGCCGCTGTACCGCTGCCCGACCCTGTCCAGGGAACTCGGCTTCAATCTCTGGCTCAAGCGGGAGGACCTGGCCCACACCGGCGCGCACAAGATCAACAACACCCTGGGCCAGGCGCTTCTGGCCAAGCACATGGGCAAGACCCGGCTCATCGCCGAGACCGGAGCGGGGCAGCACGGCGTGGCCACGGCCACGGCCGCGGCCATGACCGGGTTGTCCTGCACCGTGTACATGGGCGCGGTGGACGTCCGCCGCCAGGCGCACAACGTCCGCCGCATGGAGCTGCTCGGGGCCAAGGTGGTGGCCGTGGAGAACGGCACACGCACCCTCAAGGACGCCATCAACGTGGCCCTGCGCGCCTGGATCGCCGAACTGGAGGACACCCACTACTGCGTGGGCTCGGTGGTCGGCCCGCACCCCTTCCCCTGGCTGGTGCGCGAGTTCCAGCAGGTCATCGGCCTGGAGGCGCGCGAGGAGTTCATGACCCGCAACATGGGCCGCCTGCCGAACGCCCTGGTGGCCTGCGTGGGCGGCGGCTCCAACGCCATGGGCCTGTTCCATGCCTTTGTGCCCGACGAAGGCGTGCGCATCATCGGCGTGGAGGCTTCCGGCTCCGGCGAGGAGGGCTGCTACCACTCCGCCACCCTGACCAAGGGCACCGCCGGGGTTTTCCAGGGCGCGCTGACCCTGTTGCTGCAGTCCGAGCAAGGGCAGATCGAACCCTCCCACTCCATCGCCCCGGGGCTGGACTACCCCGGCGTTGGACCGGAACACGCCGGGCTGCAGGCCCTTGGCCGGGCGGAGTACGCCTGCGTCAACGACGCCGCCGCCATGCGCGCTTTCAAGAAGCTCTGCCGCACCGAGGGCATCATCCCCGCCCTGGAGTCCTCCCACGCCCTGGCCTGGGTGCTGGACAACGCGGACCAGTTCCCGGCCGGGGGCGACGTGGTGATCAACCTGTCCGGCCGTGGCGACAAGGACCTGGGCATCGTGGAAGAAGTGCTGCAAGCCGAAGAGGAGGGCAAGTAA
- the trpA gene encoding tryptophan synthase subunit alpha, which yields MSVLREKIEAAGASGRKALIPYLPFGFPTRERFWAEVEGMDRAGADVIEIGVPFSDPVADGPVIERAVLQCLECGASLAGLLADLKERELSAGIVLMGYMNPFYQYGFERLAKDAAEAGVHGFIIPDLPLEEAEETRNILDKHGLDLVPLIGLNTTPERMQAYAEHARGFVYMVSVMGTTGAREDLPPQVEAKLRQAKESFEAPLALGFGITGPSQVAHLGDLVDAVVFGSGLVRYVEEGDEPGRAAEFLRRFI from the coding sequence ATGTCGGTGCTGCGCGAGAAGATCGAGGCGGCCGGGGCATCTGGCCGCAAGGCGCTCATTCCCTACTTGCCTTTCGGTTTCCCCACCCGGGAGCGCTTCTGGGCCGAGGTCGAGGGTATGGACCGTGCCGGTGCGGACGTCATCGAGATCGGCGTTCCCTTCTCCGACCCCGTGGCCGACGGGCCGGTCATCGAGCGGGCCGTGCTGCAATGCCTGGAGTGCGGCGCCTCCCTCGCCGGGCTGCTGGCCGACCTCAAGGAGCGCGAACTGTCCGCGGGCATCGTGCTCATGGGCTACATGAACCCCTTCTACCAGTATGGCTTCGAACGGCTGGCCAAGGACGCGGCCGAGGCCGGGGTGCACGGCTTCATCATCCCCGACCTGCCACTGGAGGAAGCCGAGGAAACGCGGAACATCCTGGACAAGCACGGACTGGACCTGGTGCCCCTCATCGGGCTAAACACCACCCCCGAGCGCATGCAAGCCTACGCAGAGCACGCCCGTGGCTTCGTCTACATGGTCTCGGTCATGGGAACCACCGGGGCGCGGGAGGATCTGCCTCCGCAGGTGGAGGCCAAGCTGCGCCAGGCCAAGGAGTCCTTCGAGGCCCCCCTGGCCCTGGGCTTCGGCATCACCGGCCCCTCCCAGGTGGCCCACCTGGGCGACCTGGTGGACGCGGTGGTTTTCGGCAGCGGCCTTGTGCGCTACGTGGAGGAGGGCGACGAACCCGGCCGAGCGGCCGAGTTCCTGCGCCGTTTCATCTAG